Genomic DNA from Zonotrichia albicollis isolate bZonAlb1 chromosome 25, bZonAlb1.hap1, whole genome shotgun sequence:
CaatatatttttcaattttaggGATGTTTAATTAAACTCAGCACAGCATTGCTACCCTGAGCTCCAGGTAACATCCCTTCCTCAGCACATGGATTTGGTTAATAGAAATGAGTTTTCAGTAACTGAAATATTCTGCTGTTTATAGGTTCTTGCCAGAAGACATTTCCTTAGACAAGTTGCTCAGTGGGAACAACAGCCTTTTAGCATTGTTGTGAAAGAGCACACAGTATACTTCAGACTTACATCAAAGCACGAACAATTCCCAAAgatcctggggaaaaaatggagaaatacTGATACCAGCAGGAATCCCAGCTTCCACTTAGTCATAATGTGCCTCCACATTACAGCCTGATCCACCAGGCTTTCACTGCCTGGGACACTGCAAAACTCTTCAGGGCCAAGTTGGCACAAATTAGTAAACATCCATCTTCCACTTGGGAGGAAGAGACTGCCTTCTGCACCAGGAAAATGCATCACCAAGACCTGGCTTAAGCATCGTCAGAGCTGTGCCACCAAACAGATTCCATGGCACTCCAGAGGTTTGGTCCCCATTGGGGATAGCAGTTCTGGTGGCCAAAACACTCCCACCTCAGCACCATGGAACACATCACACACCATGGAACAGCCTTCCCAGCTCATCTCCAACATGCCCATGaccccagcagccccatggcAAGCTCTGAACAGCTTAACCTCTGCAGGTTAAAGATCCAGGAGGTAGGTCTCCTGTCTCCATAGCATCTCCACACTTCCATGTTTTTCCAGAGATCTCAACCACATGTGCAAATAATGTACACCCCCCCTGAGCAATGTGCAATGGCCCATAACTGAGACTAAAGAGGGATgtgaggagagagggagggcaTGCAGCAGTCATTAGCCCAGCTGGCCATTAACTCTTGTCTGCAGGTGGGTGAGCACAGTTATGGCTTTTCATGCCTTATCCATGCTCCTGCTCCCACCATGAGAGCACATCCCAGCAAAAAGCCACTTTATTGACTATTTCTGAGTGATCTCCTTCAAACATCAGCTTTAGAGTGAATGCAAGCATCCAGAGGATGGTGGGTAGGGATCTGCAAGAGACAGATTAGGAAGCACCAGCTCAGGGTGGCAAAAAAAGCTGACTCCCTTCAGAGCTGAGGGACACTCAGGTACACTGCAGGAGGTCAGGCACTGTGGGGAAACTTCCATAGCCATAATCATCACTCCTCTGTAAATGCACACTGCTTTGGGTTTTGATGTAGAGGTGGtgatgaaaatataaaaaagcgATTGGAAATCTGCAGGGTTAGGGACTGTTTCACTGCTGGCTCTTCCGTGGCGCCACAGTTATCCAACCTTTGGAAGTTGAGCAGCCCTGTTCCataggctgctgctgctgctcacagtgtCAGCAGCGTGGACAACCTCAGGACTGGCTCCACACACCTCACCCTCAGAGGGCTGTGACCCTGCCATTAAGTCAGTCAACCATCAATCAACTATTGTATTGTGCATACAATAATCAGAGAAAAACTATGTTCatgtttttccttcagaaacctaaagggattttttttttcaagcctGCATCTGTACATGACTCATTAGGGAGATCCCAGGAAGGCTctgtggaaaacactgacccccTGCTTGATCCACACAACAAGAACAAAAGCTGAGCCCAAACTTCTACAAAAATTTACcagaacacaggaaaaaaagttcTCTAGCTCTGCCACCATGAAAAAACCACCAAATCATCACAAGCTCTTTCCCCTAATCAGAATGCAGAAGGTAACAGGAAACTTCTTTCTTCTGCCTCATCCAGAAATCTCTGCAGCTGCAAATGAAGGGCGACAATGACTGGACAGGCCCACAGGCAATGGAAATGATCCACAAACACAGTGACATTTATTCTACCTGGGAGAATCAACGCTCCCCCTCTTCATCTAAACCTGGTAGTAGAGGGAACAAATGAGCTGTGCAATAATTTGAATTGAGTTTCTCTAAGAGAGCACAGGAAGATAAGACTTGACATCAGCAAAGCTCTTCTACGCTTCCCTAAATTACTGCAATTTCAGTCTTGTTCTCGTTTCCAAGCAGGTTTCATCCAAGCCAAAACCAAATTAGATAGGAATAGTTTATGTGAAATATACAGAGAAACTATAAAAcagaaacaaccccaaaaatcacatcTCCCTAAACTGAAAAGCAATTCATCTGCATTTTTCAGTCTGGGGAGCAGAACAGAATATCAAACTCAGAGAGAAGCAATAGTTCTCACCAAAGCCAGCCCACACCACAAACTTTGTTGGGGAAAAACCTCACAACCAAAGGAGTCTCCACTGGAGGTAGGAGGAAATAGGCAGGAACAGTAGAGGGGAGCAGACCAGAGTGCTGCACAGAACAAGATATCATGCAGGGATGAGTTCAccagcaaaggaaaataaatagagAGGCATCCAAGGCCAAATTCCACTAAAACCACAGAATCAGGACAGCCTTAGTGCCAATAGGCAGTCTGACAAAACTCCCCTAAAATTCTGTGCTGCCCAGGCTTTACTGCCCAAAATAACTGGTGCTTTCCTAGAGGTCAGCTGCTTCCAAAAGGCTCCCAAGAGAATACTCCCACGGAATGGGAGATCTCCCCTGCAGGAGGGCAAGCACACCCAGCAAAGAATGCCTTCGACACAGAAACAGCGTCTCACCGGCTTCCAGACACACTTTTACTTGCCCCAAGGCACTCAGACTTCAAACAAATGACTAGCAAAAGAATACAAAgaaagggaggggggaaaaaaatgagagaagaaaaatccaTTGACATCTACCCCTGGCACAACCTCAGCCTGAGTTACACATCCCAGTTCAGCTCTTTGGAGCTGAACTTGCACTTCAAGCATGACTTTAAAAATACACTGCTGTGGTTTCCCCCAAAGGAAACACCGGGCTCTTGTGGGGAAAAGCTGCTCTGTGCGCTGGAAACAGACTCAGTGCTAAGGTCCACAGGTCCTGCTGGTCCCAGAGGGAAGCTCAGAGAGGGACAGGTCTGGCTGAGCCCTTGCTTATAACAGGCTGCAGCCTGTTCTCCCACTGCCCTGAGGCTGACACTTCATGCTTGTCACAGCTGAAAAGTGATTTTTCAGGAAGCCttaaagaaaatccatttttcatttattcagCACTTATTTATAGCTGCAGAAAAATTGTCCAGCTACCACTCTGCAGTCAGACACCCAAACTGGCTCTGAGCTCCACAACCTCTCCCTCGGCTCCTGCTGTAACAGCTCATTTGAGAGCACAAAAGGCCAGGAATGTAAACCTTCCCTAATGGATCTGAAGTGGTGAAGGAACACGAAACGGCAGCGACAGCAAAGCAATAGCAAGCAGGGCTGTTGTGCAGTGCAGAAGCTGCAGCACACCTGCCTGGGCACTccgccagcacagctctgccctggcaccAGCAGAAAGGGGAGGCAGGAACAGGGCCAGCTGGCATGGGGGCATGGAGCTGCCAGATCCCTTCTGGCAGCACTGATCCACAGCACCCACCCCAGTTCGGCTCCATTTGTAAAAGTGCACAACAGGTAAAACCCTAAACCTGATACACTTATCTGATCATGGTGAAAAACAAACATACCAAAATCTAATCCTTCTCTGAGAAGGCACTCAGAGGTGCTTGTCTGCCCAGCTGAGCTTGTGCTTGCTACTACAAATATGGATTAGGACCCACACCTCTCACCTAAAGCCCCTAAAATGTTATATTCCACAACATCAGGAGAGCCAGCTGCTTAGGGAACACGAGATTCCCTTCATGAACATTTAAGGGCTCAGCAGAAAACAATCCTGCACTCCCCAACTCAAGGGAATTCTCCTCCCTGCTGTCACaagtttgggctttttttctaaTAAAGATGTGGTCTTGGGCTTTTATAAGCAGAATGCCACAATGGTAAAAACATATCATGTCCTGTGATCACACACTGCTACTGGAGGGACTTGAATCCAGACAGCTTCCAGCCAGCAACCACATGGGAACCCAGAGAGCATGGCAACCCCCAGCCTACAGAACAGCACTGTTCCAAAGGCTGAATAACCAGCGAACCATGGTAAAGTGAAACAGGAATACTTTTTCCCCTTCAGAAAGGCGTGCAGGACAGCTCATGCAGCTTGGTATTAAAACGCACTACCAGAAATGGCTGGGTTGAGAACAGCAAGCACAGTCCCATCCTTGCTCTACACTGGccacagcttttctgcagcccctgccactGCATAGCAGTGTGCAGCCAGCACGAGTGCCCCCCTAGACTCACCACAACCATTCACAagctctgtgtcctcctgctccACTGTCACACCAGTACAGACATCACATTCTGCTTCTGTGTTGCCCTCGAGCTGGGGCAATGAGTGGCATCTGGCTaccacagctcagagcccagAGAACCCCTCAGCATACACCCAGCTCAGTTAACCCCTCCAACAAGAATCAAGCAGGGTTTACCAACTCTGACTGCTCTTAAATCAGCACGCTGGCAGGAGAAGCACCATGGGGCAGTTCCCAGCTCCCCCTGTCACACCCTGTCCCActcctccctcagcagctctgccgtGCAGAGTGAAACAGATGCTTTAAAGCAAGACAGTGCTGAGGGCTCAGGAAATCTATTTTAGGATCTCATATGTCAGCCATTTACAAGTCGATACAATTCCTGAAGCATATGACAAAAACAGGAGAAGAGAAATCTGTGCTGGAGCTCTCCTACAACACAAGGATGTCTTCAGGGCAGGACATACTTCTTTACCTGCATGCCTCAGCAACTTGCATTTACAGATGCTTCTCTCAGGTGCGCACATGTTGTCCTTCAAACAACCAGGCAGCAGTTCCCATGAAACAATTTCCTAAACAAGGCACAAAATATTACAGCCCTTCGCAGGGTGAAGAAAAAACTTGCATGATTTATGGAAGTAAACACACCTACCTCCTTTTGAGAGGCATCAATTTCTCTGCACTCTTGGAGTCTtttcagcacagcctgggcatcAGAAAGAGTCTcagagaaaacattttcagatCAAACAAAGAAATCCTTTTTACAGCttttgctctctgctgctgtgcgAGAGAAACAAGATTAGTTATTTGCTAATTGAATGGATTCGCAGAAAGCATTATGTGATTGAAAGGCATCAGTTTGCAACCAGCAAATTGGCTATAAAAGGAAAACTGTGACTTATAAATCCCTTCTGAAGACATGACAAAGCCTGGAGGGAAAACCAACAGTTTATTTAACACCAGTTATAAAtggaacatttattttaaacccAGTACAGCCTCTGTTTTCCTCCCATCCTGAATAGGAGTTTAAAGGATAAGGTAGCATTAGCAAGCAACTCTGTTCACTTGCTGTTAGACAGATTGTCTAATCAGCCCTATGTCCTGCAGTAACACAGATCCCACTGTGTGGCAATCACGTCTGGCCAATACAAGTTTTGCTCACTACAGCTCTGGCAAAACAATGAGCATGAAGCAACTACAaaagtcaaagaaaaaaaatctctgcagaaCAGGATATGTTGCTGTAGCTCCCAACCCAGGACaaactaaaaatattaaacagagagtaaaaattaccccaaaacaGGCAAATGTGAGCCAACGTGTTGCAAATAAGAGGTGATGGTGTGTCCAGACCCATGACATCTCACTTAAATCCCTCGAtcgccctttcccctctggcagcTCAGCAAGCTCCTGTTCCATACAGCCACTCCACTCAGGCTGGTCAGGGCCAGAGCCTGAATCCtcccagagggacctggactcACTTGGCATTGTGTCCTGATGAACCCAGGTGTGATTCACAGTAAGCTCCtagccaggaggagaagcacCTGCTTCCATTTCTGCTTCTACAGGGTAAAGGAGAAACTCTCTGAATGAGGATGATGAATGCTCTTTCTTCATCAGGTCTTCCAGACTGGGGCAGGTAATTAGCTTCAGcttggtttccagatgaatctTCTTCCTGGCTGAAGATTCCTTTTACTACCTGGTCCTGAGCAGAACAACTTATGAGATCCCTGAGGAGGTTTTTGCAACTAACAGCCACATCAAACATCTGCAGACTATCTGCCACAGAGATTACTTTGGTGAAATTGTGTTTCCTCAGTGAGAGTTTGCCATTGTACATAATCTCAAGTAAGAGTGGAAACTCCTAAGGTGTTACCACAGAAGCATCAATTGGAGATGGTATCTGTGCTGTCCAACACGGATTTAAACAGCAGGCTGGCAAGAGCCAAAACCATTTTGAGCATTCTAAAATGCACATTCCCAATGAAGATGGTGCAGTCACAGAAGGACTGCTCCTTGCAGAGAGTGTACAACCAGGGCAGCAACTCCAGCCATATCTGGGGAGCTCCTACTGGCCTCCTCTTGCCTTGGCCTCCACACTGCTTTTACAAAGCTCAAATAATGAAAAGGAAATGGATCCTGGTAGCATTTCTCTCtacaaaacagaaagaaagagtaagaaaattacttttcattttACACATTTTAGTAGTTTACAATGCTTCAATTCTTTGGTTACGGCAAGATCCTCATTCTGAACTCACACTCCTCAAATTCAGCAACTTACTCTGACACATGAAGAGTCTAGATAGTGTTCAGACCTAAATGAGCAGATATGGACTGAGTACTGAGTCCCAGGAGCTATAAAAAAGGAGTAGAGCCTCTCTGATGTGCCATACATCTCATGGAGGTGTGAGTGCCCAtcagagcaggcactgcagtgccaggctgtgcctgcagccaggggctggagctgatGTTGAATTCAGCAGCTGGTTTCTGaaagggcaggcagggaagctgtTGTGGTGCGTGTCAGACCGCCAGTGTTCCCTGACCCAGCTGGCAGTGGAGCGGCTGGAGACGGGCTGGCAACAACACCCCCAGGGATCTGTGGGGCATGTGGGGAAACCCTCTGGTCCCGGGAGCTCAACGATGGTGTGGTCAAGTGGCACAGCAACAAGGAAGGGACAGGTACAGCTGAAATGCCAAAACTGAagatatttattaaataaataaaagggcGTAAACATGGgtgcaaaacaaaacataaagggGCTGCTTCAGAAGACATCGAAGTGAGGCCAACATGCATATGTATAGTCTCTCATAGAATGTAGTCTCTCAGAATGTTCTAGAAGCCTTCTGGCCAGTCATGGGCTGCTGATCTGCATGGCCACTACCAACTGGTCCTAGAGTCCTTTGCAAGTCCTTTTCTCCTCACCATAAGCTGCTTGGATGTCATCAGTTGTGGTTTCTTCCTTCTTGAGGCCTGATGTTGGGTTGTGGCTGTGTGGCCAGTCCCTCGCCCATCCCTTCCAGGACAAACTTGCACAACTCCCCCCTcttctttcatttaaaatgaaaagtatAACAGTCGTATTTGAACTAAAATGACACTCTACTTAATGGACTTTATAATCAATTTAACTAAATTGAGAACAAAAATACATAGAATACTGTAAATAAAGTTTAACAGGTGAACCCACTAAACAGGTGGGTTCATGCTGCaaagttaaataaataaacaaatgcgTCAACTGGCCTAACTCCGAGGGTCACCCACATAACTAAACAGGAAATAACAGcaatctctgcaacatgaattATAACGAAAATCAGGAACTGCCAATTAAATATAGTAGGAAAGTGGGGGTAGGGTTGAGGGCTGACGGAAAGTGGTTAGGGTAGAATGGCCAATCTCCCCTCCTTTTCTGTCCCCTACCCAGGACAGCATGGCCACAAAAAAGGAGGGGAGATGGCAGATTCCATCTCCCATTCTGTTCTCAGGGTCAGTGGGTTCAGGGACATGGGGGGCATAATGCAAAAACCAGGAAAGGAAGTCTGTTAAATATTGCACAATCAAAACTAAAATTTAAATGATTACCttattgaaatgaaaaataatctcTCAGCATCACGACCAcgtaacaaaacaacaacacaaTAAATGCATCTCAAAAGAAATCAattaaatttaagaaaaattcTAGAGGGGAGTGGGGATTGattatttttatcttaaaaTGTTGATGTAATGGTTTTAGGGTCTTCTTTGGCAGCTTTTAAATGAAAGCAAGACTTAAAATTGAAAGCTTACATCCCCTCTCTTCTCTGCTGATCCTCACAAAACCTCGCTCCCGAGTACCAAAGCCCGCGGTGTTCTTGGGCCTCACACTGGTCATCTCTCTGAGCTGTCCTCAGTACCCCACGTTTGCTGGGGGGCTGGTGCTCTCCAGTGCCCCACGTTGGGTGCCTGCATCCTCCAGCACGCGTTGCAGCCcgtctccagccactctgctgCCAGCCGGGTCAGAGAGATCACTGGCGGTCGGACACATGCCGCAATAGGAAGCAGGGCATGAACACCTGTTCAGACCACAGAGGAGAATCTGGGGTGTTAGTTTGAACCTGCAAAGCACTAAGGGATTTGGGACCAGttcattttcttccccaaaGCACTGGTAAGATGAGCAGGGCCATGTGAACATTAGAGACAGGACTCTGCTTGCAGCCCAGGGCCTTCAGCATCCCCTTCTCAGCACACCATGGTCTCAGCTCATTGATTTATGAACCTCTTCCtctaaaatgtaatttttggtAGAAGTCCATAAACCTAATCCCATCTACCAAAGCCTCTCTTTAACCTCTAtgccttcccaccccactgcagGAAGGAGGACAGATAGGACATCTGCTAACAGAATTTTTATCATTGGGTCATCTGGAGTTTTTATCTAAGATAGACAAGATAAAGATATTACTGCCTTGTCTACACACTAGGATGCCTAACAGTGGCATGTTAGGCAAAAGGGAACAGTATGAGCAATAGAGAAAGAGCACTTGGATGGACACGAATTACATGATCTTCAACGTTTAACATCTTTGCACTCAGCTTCCTGATTTCTTGCAGATAACAGGACTAGTATAGCCATTCACCAGGGTACGAGCTTTAACAGCCAATGGACATACACCAATCTCAAAGCTCTGCCTCGCATGAAATCAGGCTCAGAGGATCTCCCACCTTGTACCAAATCACATCATAAGCAGATGCTGGGTGCAGGCTGAGCTGACATCTCACTTCTTGAAGGCACCAACTCCTCTGGAGCTCAGCTTTTGAGCTGTTCACAGGCAGGCAGGACCCCAGCTGTCCTTCTGCATAGCACTGCCTTTGGTGGCTATGGAAAGACAGAGAATAGAAGAATAGAAGAGAGTAAAGACATCACCTCATCCCAGAGATACAGAAGGCTGAACAACAATGTTGGTAGATACCAGAAATGCAGGAGAGCTCTCCTGTGTAGCCAAGAGCTCCCTCAGGCTTTAAAGATGAAGTGCTATGAAACTTGTTTTTCAAGCACCAGAAGATCACGGATGGTTTTGACATCACCTCAATGCAGAGGTGTTATGCTCCTCAGTACTTCTGAAGCAAGAGCACAGGGATGGTGAGTCCTTCTCTGTAAGGCAGAAAACACTGTGGGGGCTGATAGCCCACCCTCCTGCCCCACCCCGCCCCAACAAGCCAGAGCTTCTTCAGGCACATCACTGCCAAAGGCTGGCTGATCTGCAGCTCATCTTTCCAAGCACCAGATCCACCCCCTGCCCCATGCACAGGGCCAACC
This window encodes:
- the LOC141731750 gene encoding LOW QUALITY PROTEIN: zinc finger and BTB domain-containing protein 40-like (The sequence of the model RefSeq protein was modified relative to this genomic sequence to represent the inferred CDS: inserted 2 bases in 1 codon; deleted 1 base in 1 codon; substituted 2 bases at 2 genomic stop codons), with product MCPTASDLSDPAGSRVAGDGLQRVLEDAGTQRGALESTSPPANQCGGQGKRRPVGAPQIWLELLPWLYTLCKEQSFCDCTIFIGNVHFRMLKMVLALASLLFKSVLDSTDTISIDASVVTPXEFPLLLEIMYNGKLSLRKHNFTKVISVADSLQMFDVAVSCKNLLRDLISCSAQDQVVKGIFSQEEDSSGNQAEANYLPQSGRPDEERAFIILIQRVSPLXPVEAEMEAGASPPGXELTVNHTWVHQDTMPSESRSLWEDSGSGPDQPEWSGCMEQELAELPEGKGRSRDLSEMSWVWTHHHLLFATRWLTFACFGVIFTLCLIFLVCPGLGATATYPVLQRFFFFDFCSCFMLIVLPEL